A genome region from Babesia bigemina genome assembly Bbig001, chromosome : I includes the following:
- a CDS encoding triose phosphate/phosphate translocator, putative: MNRKPSLGILGLSKSVATRLTNADGLKFASDGVGIKSIRATRTFALPPKNEVTINNEKAIVEQGGSNINTAVVKSSVAPPVNVGRISDGNTSSAVATAKDALKSISMLSLWYAGTVMYNIENKKALNMCPLPKSIAAMQMLIGIPYFLTRWLAGIKAVPSISISNDGVEKVDPNQGVLQTIKSRVKNALARVRNTVQAYSSVLKQSAVFSMLHLLSVTALGAGAISFVHIVKASEPLFVSAISLLSGTGSMSPVTFLTLLPILGGVAMASVKDVNFNPVAFATSLASNVCASIRRIEAKKFFKQDLSKIGSNLDATNVSSLVTIISSLILAPLALLEAPQWASMYKSVLYKFGSKGLLQLARHIALSGFFYTLYNEVSFVALSQLTPVSHAVANTLKRIFLIITSSILFKTKITNMGLYGSATAITGAMLYSLSKHYMG; encoded by the exons ATGAATCGCAAGCCTTCATTAGGCATCCT TGGGTTGTCAAAGAGTGTCGCAACCCGCTTAACCAACGCCGATGGACTCAAATTCGCCAGCGATGGAGTCGGAATCAAGAGCATAAGGGCGACCCGTACCTTCGCACTGCCACCGAAAAATGAAGTAACAATCAATAACGAGAAAGCCATTGTGGAACAAGGCGGTAGCAACATAAACACAGCTGTTGTGAAGAGCTCTGTTGCGCCTCCTGTCAACGTGGGAAGGATCTCAGACGGAAATACAAGCAGCGCCGTAGCGACCGCCAAAGACGCGCTCAAGAGCATATCCATGCTCTCGCTATGGTACGCAGGCACGGTGATGTACAACATAGAGAATAAAAAGGCTCTTAACATGTGCCCGCTGCCAAAGTCGATAGCGGCTATGCAGATGCTCATCGGTATACCCTACTTCCTCACCAGATGGTTGGCAGGCATAAAGGCTGTACCGTCAATCTCAATCTCAAATGATGGCGTAGAAAAGGTGGACCCGAATCAAGGTGTGCTTCAAACAATAAAGAGCAGGGTTAAAAACGCTCTTGCGCGCGTTAGGAATACGGTGCAAGCGTACTCGTCGGTTCTTAAGCAGAGCGCTGTATTTTCCATGCTGCACCTGCTGTCAGTAACGGCGCTGGGTGCTGGAGCTATCAGTTTTGTTCACATCGTGAAGGCCAGCGAACCGCTGTTTGTATCCGCGATTTCACTGCTCAGCGGAACAGGATCAATGTCGCCAGTCACGTTCCTCACCCTATTACCGATTCTGGGTGGCGTCGCCATGGCATCGGTCAAGGACGTTAATTTCAACCCAGTTGCATTCGCCACTTCCTTGGCGTCGAATGTATGTGCCTCTATTAGGCGCATAGAGGCGAAGAAATTCTTCAAGCAGGATCTGAGCAAGATCGGAAGTAACCTTGACGCAACGAACGTCTCGTCGTTGGTGACCATCATCAGCTCACTGATTCTCGCTCCACTCGCTTTGTTGGAGGCGCCGCAGTGGGCCAGTATGTACAAAAGCGTCCTCTACAAATTCGGCAGCAAGGGACTTCTCCAGCTTGCAAGGCACATCGCATTGTCCGGATTCTTCTACACTCTGTATAACGAGGTGTCCTTCGTCGCACTATCGCAGCTTACTCCAGTGAGCCACGCCGTCGCAAACACCCTGAAACGCATTTTCCTCATCATTACAAGCTCCATCCTCTTCAAAACCAAAATCACAAACATGGGCCTGTACGGCTCAGCCACGGCAATCACCGGAGCTATGCTATACTCACTCAGCAAACATTACATGGGGTAA
- a CDS encoding membrane protein, putative, with amino-acid sequence MASMLAHIFTLAGLLWFTANAQVCLRAALQLNIVLDGQVYQEKAFDDLCSVVDAADSAIVKSSLPFSSISMVPDHWAIYIDGVSLPVADCEQNDVLFQQLGVNDGAYVYLFRNETAYNDPLYAAEYLKRFTKQFGDRIRPVVKRETSSKKSTKPQNKNKKKKSGKMPMDNLSGLIGLLANAVMTGDVMRALGQSVGARNVANREEGDQGHEKGAINNMDVISVRVLALAFSSSANSNGQKRARDESADEL; translated from the exons ATGGCAAGTATGTTGGCACACATTTTTACCTTAGCTGGTCTTCTATGGTTTACCGCCAATGCCCAGGTGTGTTTACGTGCA gcgctgcagctgaacaTTGTGCTGGATGGTCAAGTGTACCAGGAAAAGGCCTTCGATGACCTATGCAGCGTTGTGGACGCAGCGGactccgccatcgtcaAAAGCAGCCTTCCCTTCAGCTCCATCTCGATGGTCCCAGACCACTGGGCGATCTACATAGACGGCGTGTCGTTGCCTGTGGCGGACTGCGAGCAGAATGACGTGCTGTTCCAGCAACTGGGCGTGAATGACGGCGCATACGTATACCTGTTCAGGAACGAGACCGCGTACAACGACCCGTTGTATGCCGCCGAGTACTTGAAGAGGTTCACCAAGCAGTTCGGCGACCGCATAAGACCCGTGGTCAAGCGGGAAACTTCGTCTAAGAAAAGCACCAAGCCTCAGAACAAGAACAAAAAGAAGAAATCCGGGAAGATGCCCATGGACAATCTGTCTGGGCTCATCGGACTTCTGGCAAACGCGGTCATGACCGGCGACGTTATGAGAGCCCTGGGGCAATCCGTGGGCGCGCGTAATGTCGCCAACCGTGAGGAGGGTGACCAGGGTCATGAGAAGGGCGCCATAAACAACATGGACGTGATATCGGTACGTGTGTTAGCACT TGCTTTCAGCTCCTCGGCTAACAGCAACGGCCAGAAGCGGGCGCGTGACGAGTCGGCTGACGAGCTTTAA
- a CDS encoding mu1 adaptin, putative, producing the protein MGGISGIYILDNKGRMMINRTYKDDVLANIPESFYNNVLLQEPNAVRPVYHCDGSTFCWILHSDMYFLAAASANYNVTMVLSFLYRFVKVLEGYFKNLMEDRIRENFVIIYELLDEMLDNGYPQATEVSVLRECIRNRYHQMTIDAVKPPTAMTNAVSWRREGIKHKKNEIFLDVVESLDIVVSASGAVLRSEIRGCLKMKSYLSGMPQLYLGFNDKTVFDMAAGRDLAAFGGAGFNRNPQMKTVELEDVKFHQCVQLEKFESDRTISFIPPDGEFELMTYRLNCPVKPLFWCDIMVNNKSTTRIEFTVRAVSQFKSKTIANNVEFHVPVPPDVKDPNFKTTIGSGKYVPDRDAIIWAIKEFQGEKEFVLSASFGLPSVSDDNRNAFAKNPVKVSFEIPYFTVSGISVKHLRITESCGYQALPWIRYITQNGDYQIRMS; encoded by the coding sequence ATGGGAGGAATCAGCGGGATATACATCCTCGACAACAAGGGGAGGATGATGATCAACCGCACATATAAGGACGATGTGCTCGCAAACATTCCGGAGTCATTCTACAACAACGTGCTCCTGCAGGAGCCGAACGCCGTGCGGCCCGTGTACCACTGCGACGGAAGCACGTTCTGCTGGATACTGCACAGCGACATGTACTTCCTCGCCGCAGCGTCAGCCAACTACAACGTCACCATGGTCCTCTCATTCCTCTACCGGTTCGTCAAGGTGCTGGAGGGGTACTTCAAAAACCTGATGGAGGACCGCATCCGCGAGAATTTCGTCATTATATACGAGCTCCTGGACGAAATGCTTGACAACGGCTACCCACAGGCCACGGAGGTCAGCGTGCTCAGGGAGTGCATACGCAACCGCTACCACCAAATGACCATAGACGCCGTCAAGCCGCCGACGGCGATGACCAACGCCGTTTCGTGGAGACGCGAGGGAATCAAGCACAAGAAAAACGAAATCTTCCTCGACGTAGTGGAGAGTTTGGACATCGTTGTGTCCGCCTCCGGTGCCGTGCTGCGCTCGGAGATCCGCGGGTGCCTTAAAATGAAATCGTACCTCTCGGGCATGCCGCAACTATACCTGGGTTTTAACGATAAGACGGTCTTCGACATGGCGGCGGGCAGGGATTTGGCCGCATTCGGAGGCGCTGGCTTCAACAGAAACCCGCAAATGAAGACCGTGGAATTGGAAGATGTCAAGTTCCATCAGTGCGTGCAGCTCGAAAAGTTCGAGTCCGATCGTACCATTAGCTTCATCCCCCCAGACGGAGAATTCGAGCTAATGACTTATCGCCTCAACTGCCCCGTCAAACCGCTTTTCTGGTGCGACATCATGGTGAACAACAAGTCCACCACGCGCATCGAATTCACAGTGCGAGCAGTCTCGCAGTTCAAGTCGAAAACAATCGCCAACAACGTCGAGTTCCACGTGCCGGTGCCGCCGGACGTCAAGGATCCCAACTTCAAGACCACCATCGGATCGGGCAAGTACGTCCCAGATCGTGATGCCATCATTTGGGCGATCAAGGAGTTCCAGGGCGAGAAGGAGTTCGTGCTTTCCGCGTCGTTCGGGCTCCCTTCGGTCTCAGACGACAACAGAAACGCCTTTGCCAAGAACCCGGTAAAGGTGTCGTTCGAAATACCATACTTCACCGTGTCGGGGATATCGGTCAAGCACCTCAGAATTACGGAGAGCTGCGGATACCAGGCGCTTCCGTGGATCAGGTACATCACACAAAATGGCGATTATCAGATACGCATGTCGTGA
- a CDS encoding 26S protease regulatory subunit 7, putative — MTAPEEEGESKTASNPLNDAEINILKSYGVGPYTESIKNADKDIKDVVQRVNKLSGIKESDTGLNPPHMWDLMYDQQALQEGMPLQVARCTSIISPGTPQAKYVINVKQIAKFVVGLGEKAAATDIEEGMRVGVDRNKYKIQISLPPRIDPSVTMMTVEEKPDVTYNDVGGCKEQLEKLREVVEMPLLYPERFVSLGIDPPKGVLLYGPPGTGKTLTARAVANRTDACFICVIGSELVQKYVGEGARLVRELFQMARSKKACILFIDEVDAIGGSRGDESANGDHEVQRTMLEIVNQLDGFDARGNIKVLMATNRPDTLDPALLRPGRIDRKIEFGLPDLEGRKHIFKIHAKTMSVEKNIRYELLARLCPSSTGADLRSVCTEAGMYAIRARRKSISEKDFIDAITKVIHGYKKFSATGRYMVYN, encoded by the exons ATGACGGCGCCAGAAGAAGAAGGCGAGTCCAAGACCGCCTCCAACCCCTTGAACGATGCCGAAATCAACATCCTCAAGAGCTAT GGAGTCGGTCCGTACACGGAGTCGATCAAGAACGCAGACAAGGACATCAAGGATGTCGTGCAGCGAGTTAACAAGCTTTCCG GCATCAAGGAAAGCGACACCGGACTCAACCCGCCGCACATGTGGGACCTGATGTACGAccagcaggcgctgcaggaggGAATGCCGCTCCAAGTAGCGCGGTGCACCAGCATCATAAGCCCCGGCACGCCGCAGGCGAAATACGTCATCAACGTCAAGCAAATCGCCAAGTTCGTTGTG GGTCTGGGAGAGAAGGCCGCTGCTACCGATATCGAGGAGGGGATGAGAGTCGG CGTTGACCGCAACAAGTACAAGATACAAATATCGTTGCCGCCGAGGATTGACCCCTCGGTCACAATGATGACGGTCGAGGAGAAGCCGGACGTCACGTACAACGACGTCGGCGGCTGCAAAGAGCAGCTGGAGAAGCTGAGGGAGGTGGTTGAAATGCCGCTGCTCTACCCGGAGCGATTCGTCTCACTCGGTATTGACCCGCCGAAGGGTGTGCTGCTCTACGGGCCGCCTG GCACGGGGAAAACACTGACCGCCAGGGCCGTCGCCAACAGGACGGACGCGTGCTTCATATGTGTCATCGGCTCGGAACTGGTGCAGAAGTACGTTGGAGAAGGAGCCAGGCTGGTGCGTGAGCTGTTCCAAATGGCGCGCTCAAAGAAGGCGTGCATCCTGTTCATCGACGAAGTCGACGCCATCGGTGGCTCCAGGGGCGACGAATCGGCGAACGGAGACCACGAGGTGCAGCGTACTATGCTTGAAATAGTCAACCAGCTTGACGGTTTCGACGCCAGAGGAAACATCAAGGTACTCATGGCCACCAACAGGCCGGACACCCTGGacccggcgctgctgcggccgGGGCGTATCGACCGCAAAATAGAATTCGGGCTGCCCGATCTCGAG GGACGGAAACACATCTTCAAGATTCACGCAAAGACCATGAGCGTCGAGAAGAACATCAGGTACGAGCTGCTCGCAAGGCTATGCCCGAGCAGCACCGGCGCCGACCTGCGCAGCGTGTGCACGGAGGCGGGAATGTACGCCATCAGGGCACGCAGGAAGAGCATCTCGGAGAAGGACTTCatcgacgccatcaccaAGGTCATACACGGGTACAAGAAATTCTCGGCGACCGGCCGGTACATGGTGTACAACTAA
- a CDS encoding ribosomal protein S16, putative → MVRRLFLPYYSRSRGPPRLRFQVMGIRGRRFLKLVVANQRDPRDGKHMEVLGSLQRRPLNPIPSAIDETHDSLCEIRLRFSRVKFWLGVGCEMGIPVQNALAHANLIPPPPPKYGLRTKGHYHLLSQIVERRAQMHAEQVKAFLNLDDPFIIDEASRPEPPEPEESPARTVVSALYPPEMRAQMRTPVESDPLEVGHASPGTGVIRRIVR, encoded by the exons ATGGTTCGGCGCTTGTTCTTGCCGTACTATTCAAGGTCACGCGGGCCTCCGCGGTTGAGATTCCAGGTTATGGGCATCCGAG GTCGACGGTTTCTGAAGTTGGTAGTTGCGAATCAGCGTGACCCTCGAGATGGCAAACACATGGAAGTTTTGGGCAGTTTGCAGCGCCGCCCGTTGAACCCGATTCCATCAGCCATAGACGAGACGCATGACAGTCTTTGCGAAATCCGACTACGCTTCAGTCGCGTGAAGTTTTGGCTGGGCGTGGGCTGCGAGATGGGAATCCCAGTGCAGAATGCACTCGCTCACGCTAACTTGATTCCTCCTCCACCACCGAAGTATGGCCTGCGAACGAAAGGTCACTATCATTTGTTATCGCAAATAGTAGAACGCCGTGCTCAGATGCACGCTGAACAGGTCAAAGCGTTCCTTAACCTTGACGACCCTTTCATTATAGATGAAGCGTCACGTCCGGAACCGCCAGAGCCGGAAGAAAGCCCTGCACGAACGGTGGTTTCGGCGTTGTACCCCCCGGAAATGCGAGCCCAAATGAGAACTCCGGTGGAATCGGACCCATTGGAAGTGGGACATGCTTCGCCAGGTACTGGCGTCATTCGCCGCATCGTAAGATAG
- a CDS encoding TUFTELIN-INTERACTING PROTEIN 11-RELATED domain containing protein, putative → MYSDSEYDSSLYDAIGEGSYSNRYASGGRRPGGSAFFVKGGTLNMDEDHMTKSGHKGQSTKGAPEEDSDEGVSDTEDASMVYTADTIDRLLADGSERYAKEGHESYEDSSDDDDDDDDDYGVRRASSKMKRVDTGRRHRYENSKRDQGITYDADDVLQPRQIDKMYGKGVKMLKKMGYTGGGLGRDGTGVVAPIDLKAPVDKRGMHKDRDSSTLDIDYMGRVKQPTIRAVPISVNYSNAWRKKKVFRSKHEKQLPASTVKIPEVDQLIKALADKVQWFSEKGRQTYDAVEKAKGALTEAERELQEKESELTEQVEIIEVAEKALPRFMEFFQNVDNAFINLKDTTNVEVIIPVFENFVDRLFLECDADSTPYCYLGVQSICDHYFMRGLHAIYADWDIAKKPDLGARLVQSCLAQVDSYAYSSKTQAYFDQIIEPKLRKFFSEEWNVADTDVGKRCYKGWSSVISLLDGGGFKRRIAFESPLEVKLVNVIHEEKTIHLSHILVHPFLSSIGMGLSERTFVEHFVSAIMRMISKYVVSDVDKCLKPIKSWDRLLRRHDTEKIIQHVVRCLQNELKNVAINPQNQDTSVLQNAFLWMGYIGKGNLSEALCCDFMRRWLKVLKDWVMLPTANYDEVIIWYQGWKSFFPEEVIKTSAMESFLKDALREMDRASRNVLNAPTPQKNRERSPEKCDSKSIMNSVQKIGAMKGVVLIKRRGKTHNGKQVYAFGSASVIFDDCVMVINGNEARPISLYELEKLI, encoded by the coding sequence ATGTATTCGGATTCCGAGTACGATAGTAGCTTATACGATGCCATCGGGGAAGGATCCTACAGCAACCGCTATGCCTCTGGTGGACGGCGCCCTGGCGGTTCTGCTTTCTTCGTCAAAGGTGGCACTTTGAATATGGATGAAGACCACATGACTAAGAGTGGTCATAAAGGGCAGTCCACCAAAGGTGCCCCCGAGGAGGATTCAGATGAGGGCGTATCTGACACGGAGGATGCCTCGATGGTCTATACCGCCGACACCATTGATCGCTTACTGGCGGACGGCAGCGAACGATACGCGAAAGAAGGGCACGAATCATATGAAGACTCGtcggatgatgatgatgatgacgatgacgacTATGGAGTGCGTCGAGCATCCTCGAAAATGAAACGCGTTGATACAGGACGGCGACATCGGTATGAGAACTCAAAGCGGGATCAAGGGATCACTTATGACGCGGATGACGTCCTTCAGCCGCGGCAAATTGACAAAATGTACGGCAAGGGTGTGAAGATGCTGAAGAAGATGGGCTACACGGGCGGTGGCTTGGGTCGTGACGGCACCGGTGTCGTGGCTCCAATAGACCTCAAAGCTCCTGTCGACAAGCGTGGAATGCACAAAGATCGTGATTCATCGACTCTGGATATCGATTACATGGGCAGAGTTAAGCAGCCGACTATACGCGCGGTGCCTATTAGCGTGAATTACTCCAATGCGTGGCGGAAGAAAAAGGTGTTCAGATCCAAGCATGAGAAACAATTACCGGCCAGCACCGTGAAGATTCCCGAAGTCGATCAGCTGATTAAAGCGTTGGCCGACAAAGTGCAGTGGTTTAGCGAGAAAGGCCGTCAAACCTACGATGCGGTGGAAAAGGCAAAGGGAGCCTTGACTGAGGCGGAACGAGAACTGCAAGAGAAAGAGTCGGAACTAACCGAACAGGTAGAAATAATCGAGGTTGCGGAAAAGGCGCTGCCTCGATTTATGGAATTCTTTCAAAATGTTGACAACGCTTTCATCAACCTAAAGGATACGACCAACGTAGAGGTCATAATCCCCGTGTTCGAAAACTTCGTGGATAGATTATTCTTGGAATGTGACGCTGATTCAACGCCCTACTGCTATTTAGGTGTCCAATCAATTTGTGATCACTACTTTATGCGTGGATTACACGCAATATACGCGGACTGGGATATCGCAAAGAAACCTGACCTGGGAGCTAGGTTAGTACAAAGTTGTTTAGCACAAGTGGACTCGTACGCATACTCGTCAAAAACTCAGGCGTATTTTGATCAGATAATAGAACCTAAACTGCGAAAGTTTTTCTCCGAAGAATGGAATGTCGCCGATACTGACGTGGGTAAGCGGTGCTACAAAGGTTGGTCGTCAGTTATAAGCCTGCTCGATGGTGGAGGCTTCAAACGACGAATTGCGTTTGAGTCACCTCTGGAAGTAAAACTCGTCAATGTCATCCATGAGGAAAAAACTATACACCTTTCCCACATTCTCGTGCATCCGTTTTTGAGTTCCATCGGTATGGGGCTCAGCGAACGTACGTTTGTTGAACATTTTGTATCTGCCATAATGCGTATGATATCCAAATACGTCGTCAGCGATGTGGATAAGTGTCTGAAACCCATCAAATCATGGGATCGCTTGTTGCGCAGGCATGATACGGAGAAAATCATCCAACACGTCGTCAGGTGCCTGCAAAATGAGCTAAAGAACGTTGCCATAAACCCCCAGAACCAAGACACCAGCGTGTTACAAAATGCATTTCTGTGGATGGGCTATATAGGAAAGGGTAACCTTTCAGAGGCCCTGTGCTGTGATTTCATGCGCAGGTGGTTGAAGGTTTTGAAGGATTGGGTCATGCTTCCAACCGCTAACTACGACGAAGTGATCATTTGGTACCAGGGTTGGAAATCATTCTTCCCGGAAGAGGTCATAAAAACGTCTGCGATGGAGTCCTTTCTCAAAGATGCGCTAAGAGAAATGGACCGTGCGTCGCGAAATGTGCTAAACGCCCCAACACCACAGAAAAACCGCGAACGCTCTCCAGAAAAGTGTGATTCGAAGTCCATAATGAACAGTGTACAGAAGATCGGCGCAATGAAAGGTGTGGTACTCATAAAGCGCCGCGGCAAAACTCACAACGGGAAGCAAGTCTACGCTTTTGGATCTGCCAGCGTTATTTTTGATGACTGCGTCATGGTGATAAACGGCAATGAGGCAAGACCCATATCATTGTACgaacttgaaaaacttATATAG